The DNA region TAGTAATTTAAGTGCACACTGCTGGAACACCGTGAGGAAACCTTTTCTTATCGGTGCAGTAGTTATAAACCATGTACTTTCTTTGCGCCCATTTCACTTTATTCATACCTCCCTTACCGAGTTTCTTAGTAAACCAATGGGAATTCCTGGGGCAAGATGATTTACCATTAGCCAAAACACATCCTTCCACGTTGTAGTTTCTGTAGTAAGCAGTGAAGGGAGCTTTTGACCAATCTGTTTTCTCTAATCCTCCCCTTGTAGCCCAGTGCTCAGCTTCCCAAAGGCTCGCGTAGACTCTCATTGGTTGGCTCTTTGGGAAATGTACTCCAATAGACTCGGAGTTCTTGAACTCTCTAATGGGAATGCCATCAACTGTAAAActggaaatgaaaaaaaagaacaatgtGAGAATCTTGATTCATGAACACGTAGTCTCAAAACATATGAGAAGGGATTAGAGAACACGCTTACATGATCCTTTGAGGGTTCCATGTGATGCAGTAAGTGTGAAAGTCAACGGTTGGGTCAAACCATAAATGAAACTGTTGTTCTTTGTCTCCTAAACCTTTTGTGTAAACATTAGTATGGAGAGTATACGGATGACCACTAATGTTTCCCAAGAACTCGAAGTCTACCTCATCCCACGTACTTCCATGGGACTTGAGCTACACAAAAGTCATCGTAAAACACCAACAAACTTATTAACTATATGCAACCTagcaaatatgaaaatatgtaaagAATGGAGCCATGGCCTCATTGGAAAATGGACCAGACTACTCGTCAGGTACTGTCCCCTTAGGAGATTAGTTGAGCATCGATCCAGATATATACCcccatatatttttttgaaaaaatgaaaatatgaagAGAATGCTTTAAAGTTGTAAGTTACTTACATAGAAAGTTGTGACTGTTCCAGCAGAGTTACCAGGGACAAGCTTCATCTGAACCTCAGCTTTGCCATATAGAAACTCTTGGTTGGATTGAAAACCAGATCCAGAGGTTTTGTCAAGCGAAAGAGAAAGAAGTTTGCCTTCATTGTCGTGAATCTTTCCACGTCCATTACCCCAATGTATATTCACATCTTTATGGAAGCTACCGGCGTAGACGCACACACATTGTGCCACAAAGAGAACCAAGAACGCAAACCTTGTACTGCAAGAAGACTTCATTTTTGTAGATATCAGATGTATATTGTTGATGGAACCTGGGGAAAGTGACATTAGTTTATATAGATGCTGGAAACGAAGCGGAAGAGATGGAAGTTTCATGGGGTTGATCATTAATGGTGCATGTGCTTTGGGCTCGTTGGATCACAGCTTTCTAATATTGATTATTTGATACGTTCTTTGCTGTTAAAAACgaatcaaactaaaaaaaataatttcattacTTCTTTAGTGTTACGAACCGAATAATTTTTAGACATTTGTATCAGATTGGCAGTTCTTAATGTTTTGATATGTCAACGCAGCTTCGAAGTTCGAGAACCGTCTGTAGAGAAACACGTCTGTGTTTATTTTGAAGTTCAGATGGAGCCAACCTATAACGTAATAGAAAGACACACGCATTAAAGTTTCCTTAAACTTTGGGTCTATATCATTTATATATCCATAAAAGGAAGGTTTGATGTTttgact from Raphanus sativus cultivar WK10039 chromosome 8, ASM80110v3, whole genome shotgun sequence includes:
- the LOC108821265 gene encoding probable xyloglucan endotransglucosylase/hydrolase protein 17 isoform X2, which translates into the protein MKSSCSTRFAFLVLFVAQCVCVYAGSFHKDVNIHWGNGRGKIHDNEGKLLSLSLDKTSGSGFQSNQEFLYGKAEVQMKLVPGNSAGTVTTFYLKSHGSTWDEVDFEFLGNISGHPYTLHTNVYTKGLGDKEQQFHLWFDPTVDFHTYCITWNPQRIIFTVDGIPIREFKNSESIGVHFPKSQPMRVYASLWEAEHWATRGGLEKTDWSKAPFTAYYRNYNVEGCVLANGKSSCPRNSHWFTKKLGKGGMNKVKWAQRKYMVYNYCTDKKRFPHGVPAVCT
- the LOC108821265 gene encoding probable xyloglucan endotransglucosylase/hydrolase protein 17 isoform X1, encoding MKSSCSTRFAFLVLFVAQCVCVYAGSFHKDVNIHWGNGRGKIHDNEGKLLSLSLDKTSGSGFQSNQEFLYGKAEVQMKLVPGNSAGTVTTFYLKSHGSTWDEVDFEFLGNISGHPYTLHTNVYTKGLGDKEQQFHLWFDPTVDFHTYCITWNPQRIIFTVDGIPIREFKNSESIGVHFPKSQPMRNQPMRLYASLWEAEHWATRGGLEKTDWSKAPFTAFYRNYNVEGCVWANGKSSCPGNSPWFTQKVDLAGQKKMKWAQSKYMIYTYCTDKRRFPQGVPAVCT